From a region of the Salinispira pacifica genome:
- a CDS encoding FtsB family cell division protein — translation MLRILTSLFSGIVAYLLLLLMYGPHSQANYQELDQFRQSLETNIAQVREKGEYLEAYYYQLRDQEDALIREAHRIGLLFQNERMMRLRNAPRELPAMSPGQTLVYYKPSHSRRIGVIRAISAAVSVLVLIIMLFIPLYPPEKGQKNSPGTGAPVSQPGTVGSDFDMSHSMRIHLAARE, via the coding sequence ATGCTCCGGATACTTACATCCCTGTTCAGCGGCATTGTCGCCTATCTGCTTCTCTTACTGATGTACGGTCCCCACAGTCAGGCCAATTATCAGGAACTGGATCAATTCCGCCAGTCCCTTGAGACCAATATAGCTCAAGTCAGGGAAAAAGGGGAGTATCTGGAGGCATATTATTATCAGCTCCGGGACCAGGAAGACGCCCTTATCCGGGAGGCCCACCGCATAGGTCTGCTGTTTCAGAACGAAAGGATGATGCGTCTCAGGAATGCCCCCCGGGAACTTCCGGCAATGAGCCCTGGTCAGACACTCGTATATTACAAACCCTCTCACAGCAGGCGAATCGGAGTTATCCGCGCCATTTCGGCGGCGGTAAGCGTATTGGTTTTGATTATTATGCTGTTTATTCCGCTGTACCCCCCGGAGAAGGGGCAAAAAAACAGCCCCGGCACCGGGGCTCCGGTATCACAACCCGGGACAGTGGGCAGCGATTTTGATATGAGTCATTCGATGCGGATCCATCTGGCGGCACGTGAGTAG
- a CDS encoding TP0183 family DNA metabolism protein — MRKALLCTVSLIFLSGLILPETIAAQIPRSRISFAFAGLLSDQSDFSPEEITVLENRITSHLLEIGRAENYRIIPIDDTSRFAESFPFGENAGGFMQSYPDAAPPQSRGVIIGEINRIGERIYLDLHIYSRTSGELLLADSSDFPGFEEAVAGVRRGVRSLFGFEDEPESSTGIARGVQSQSGSDQEWRRPTMNGISGTWEGDTGIGNVIIESDGTAYAELAGDDSMRLRVVIEEEKVRIRQDEPNAPKLYLPLFPYSIASQIVDLARPMSWEFRLSSNGDNLIGEKFTSYFFIEDGQISRVDNTYSRAARWIRIE; from the coding sequence ATGAGGAAAGCCCTTTTATGCACAGTGAGCCTCATTTTTCTCAGCGGATTGATCCTTCCTGAGACGATTGCCGCACAAATTCCCCGTTCGCGCATCAGTTTCGCCTTTGCAGGTCTGCTCAGCGATCAGTCTGATTTCAGCCCCGAAGAGATCACCGTTCTGGAAAACAGAATTACCAGCCATCTGCTGGAAATCGGACGGGCTGAGAACTACCGGATCATCCCCATTGACGACACCTCCCGATTTGCCGAATCATTTCCCTTCGGCGAGAACGCCGGCGGATTCATGCAGAGTTACCCCGACGCAGCGCCGCCCCAGTCCCGGGGGGTGATCATCGGAGAAATCAACAGAATCGGTGAACGGATCTATCTTGATCTCCATATTTACAGCCGAACCAGCGGAGAACTGCTTCTGGCGGACTCCTCTGACTTTCCGGGCTTTGAGGAGGCTGTGGCCGGCGTACGGCGGGGTGTACGAAGCCTCTTCGGCTTTGAAGATGAACCGGAATCATCAACGGGAATAGCCCGGGGCGTGCAGTCCCAGTCAGGCTCCGACCAGGAGTGGCGCAGACCCACAATGAATGGAATCAGCGGAACCTGGGAAGGGGACACGGGAATCGGGAATGTAATTATCGAGAGCGACGGCACCGCCTACGCCGAGTTGGCGGGAGATGACAGTATGCGGCTGAGGGTAGTTATTGAGGAAGAGAAAGTGAGAATCCGTCAGGATGAACCCAATGCTCCCAAGCTGTATCTGCCGCTGTTCCCCTATTCCATCGCATCTCAGATTGTGGATCTCGCCCGCCCCATGAGCTGGGAGTTCCGTCTGAGCAGCAACGGCGACAATCTCATCGGGGAGAAGTTTACATCGTATTTTTTCATTGAGGACGGTCAAATCAGCAGGGTGGACAACACCTACTCACGTGCCGCCAGATGGATCCGCATCGAATGA